A single window of Electrophorus electricus isolate fEleEle1 chromosome 16, fEleEle1.pri, whole genome shotgun sequence DNA harbors:
- the lmo7b gene encoding LIM domain only protein 7b isoform X2, producing the protein MEWRGLSAGSCETAFAEARRWLEVVTGKTFGSSNFRSALENGVLLCDLINKLKPGIIRRVNRLSTPMAGLDNVNVFLRACGKLGLNHSQLFHPGDLQDISNRVTVRCEETTRRLKNVLITIYWLGRKAQADSAYDGPQLNFKAFEGLLGVALSKVLEESSCPKAGPRDGSEARDRLAAYRREDSAESLDSPSADSDSNLLVTSEGFGSDAEAERCFRMSDGSRSETGPAPAGDWGDVPPSLRRKRAERHEADCRDPVPPLPRAPVSQSHLCGSKSVSDITSEPARQESDSRPTFEPWRGHRDAAKGAPAGPPAAEQVQSRQTPHDPTRAKDGEARWQDDLDRWKNRRRCVTSDLHRKKEEREQLHLLAGMGGADYRSTALHGGVEEESHREGVLAIRQHLQAGPRGSSAAQGPSGRGVPPSRPLVPREDPRPAFAPSEASALTSSGGMPKAASSAAPGSISATPADPASTSVSPRETGASSLASDATEGDRPADQADGSTAVFFSPPGDVDPMETSLADWQRPVPVSRAKSMEGSLPGRAYASDTLPKGFRRSEAGSRLSMGVTPRPFRAKPSKVASLPRLYSTDESHGSLAKTQRERPRLPASFGSQEKAETPDTEGCDVQTRKKMEPTDSAPTIHSFVATSAVAAAPAPEAYPQSSAWSGRGEVCYSDLRVSLNQKPGRDFGLQTDWNSTGVYIRSVQPGGPAQLCHLQAGDEIVCVGGRSAAEMSYEQWKACMDAALHEGKLLMDVRRHGQNGWNSGPSSLPFKSDKTIDLTSMDSTSGGGPERRIMDAGHPGLPLEKAGDAQVNSHPAKGLPLKAKNGSIRDGPAMTRNKGSSGCMVDSWVYLCGGSESAISDVPSIGTTASRWSWDAEEEKRRQEKWQMVQERLLQEKYRRDQERLEEEWRRAQAAAAGPQCGSPETQPEQRTPLSNGNATAYAPPPFFCQSTSSTFALSGQHAGEAGPAQGGQVTKQPACRTKEECDSSTKTSQWPCESYGFAKHTALDRKKSRSTPSLDSSHKQDSRAAGKKNGRVSQAEQERRQILEEMRKTTPLHTDSSWIRQQSTGSVHKEPIAAAPVMRHESLDNLPTSSSGRPMPRQFSTRCSLGSTAPYRGYSSRCSLGPGAAIFSTSFRQRSTSASPSQPVGPDAEDTPPGSQQSSRLVSGRRTCSRCSRPLAKEAAMVVESLDLYFHIGCFKCVSCKRDLGRDSEAGAQVRVRRRQLFCDACYGRLRVRPSLPV; encoded by the exons ATGGAGTGGCGCGGGCTGTCGGCGGGAAGCTGTGAGACGGCGTTCGCCGAAGCGCGCCGATGGCTGGAG GTAGTAACGGGAAAGACGTTTGGGAGCAGCAACTTCCGGTCAGCGCTGGAGAACGGAGTCTTGCTATGCGA CCTGATCAACAAGCTGAAGCCTGGCATCATCAGGAGAGTGAACCGGCTGTCCACGCCCATGGCGGGCTTG GACAACGTGAACGTCTTCCTCAGGGCTTGTGGGAAGCTCGGCCTGAACCACTCTCAGCTCTTCCATCCCGGGGACCTGCAGGACATCTCCAACCGTGTCACCGTCAG GTGTGAGGAGACCACCAGGAGGCTGAAAAAC gttctgATTACCATATACTGGCTGGGTAGGAAGGCTCAGGCTGACTCCGCCTACGACGGCCCACAGCTCAACTTCAAAGCTTTCGAAGGCCTGCTGGGCGTTGCCTTGTCCAAG GTCCTGGAGGAGTCGTCGTGCCCCAAGGCTGGTCCGAGGGACGGCAGCGAGGCGCGGGATCGCCTGGCGGCCTACAGGAGGGAGGACTCCGCGGAAAGCCTGGACAGCCCGAGTGCAGACTCGGATTCTAACCTGTTGGTGACCAGCGAAG gGTTCGGAAGCGACGCAGAGGCCGAACGCTGCTTTAGGATGTCCGACGGCAGCCGGAGCGAAACCGGCCCCGCTCCTGCTGGAGACTGGGGTGATGTCCCACCCTCCCTGAGAAGGAAACGGGCCGAGCGTCACGAAGCGGACTGCCGGGACCCTGTGCCTCCTCTCCCCAG AGCCCCCGTGAGCCAATCACACCTGTGTGG GAGCAAGAGCGTGAGTGACATCACCTCGGAGCCCGCGCGGCAGGAGTCCGACAGCAGACCGACCTTCGAGCCCTGGAGAGGTCACCGGGATGCAGCCAAAGGAGCGCCGGCGGGGCCCCCAGCTGCAGAGCAGGTGCAGTCACGGCAGACTCCACACGACCCGACCAGGGCTAAGGACGGTGAGGCCAGGTGGCAAGAT GACTTGGACAGGTGGAAAAATCGCAGGCgctgtgtgacctctgacctgcacaggaAGAAGGAGGAGCGAGAGCAGCTCCATCTCCTGGCTGGCATGGGAGGGGCTGACTACAGGAGCACAGCCCTGCACGGAGgggtagaggaggagag CCATCGGGAGGGTGTGCTTGCCATACGCCAGCACCTTCAGGCCGGACCTCGGGGCTCCTCTGCTGCCCAGGGGCCCTCCGGCAGAGGCGTACCCCCCTCACGGCCTCTTGTACCGAGAGAAGACCCCCGGCCGGCCTTCGCGCCGTCTGAGGCTTCTGCTTTGACGTCGAGCGGCGGCATGCCCAAGGCCGCGAGCTCGGCCGCACCTGGTTCCATAAGCGCGACGCCGGCAGACCCGGCGTCCACCTCTGTCTCACCACGCGAAACTGGAGCTTCCTCTCTCGCTAGCGATGCAACCGAAGGGGACCGTCCCGCTGACCAGGCCGACGGCTCTACAGCCGTGTTTTTCAGCCCGCCAGGGGACGTGGACCCGATGGAGACGTCCCTCGCTGACTGGCAGCGTCCGGTCCCTGTCTCGCGTGCTAAGTCCATGGAGGGCAGTCTTCCAGGGCGAGCGTACGCGTCCGACACTCTTCCCAAAGGCTTCCGGCGCTCGGAAGCTGGCTCACGCCTGTCCATGGGGGTCACACCGAGACCATTCAGAGCCAAGCCTTCCAAAGTGGCATCTTTGCCCAGGCTCTACTCT ACGGACGAGTCCCACGGGAGCCTCGCCAAAACCCAGCGAGAGCGACCCCGGCTCCCGGCCTCCTTCGGCAGCCAAGAGAAGGCCGAGACCCCCGACACGGAGGGCTGCGACGTCCAGACGAGGAAGAAAATGGAGCCGACGGATTCTGCTCCGACCATTCACTCCTTCGTGGCCACTAGCGCGGTAGCCGCGGCTCCCGCGCCTGAGGCCTACCCACAATCCTCCGCGTggagtggcagaggggag gtgtgttacagtgacTTGCGTGTCAGTCTCAATCAGAAGCCCGGCAGGGACTTTGGGCTTCAGACTGACTGGAACTCCACCGGCGTCTACATCCGATCTGTCCAGCCAG GCGGCCCGGCTCAGCTCTGCCACCTGCAGGCGGGCGATGAGattgtgtgcgtgggtgggcGCAGCGCGGCCGAGATGAGCTACGAGCAGTGGAAGGCATGCATGGATGCGGCCTTACACGAGGGCAAGCTGCTGATGGATGTGCGTCGCCATGGCCAGAACG GCTGGAACAGCGGACCCTCTTCCCTGCCGTTTAAAAGTGACAAGACCATCGATCTGACCAGCATGGACTCCACATCGGGAGGTGGCCCGGAGCGCCGCATCATGGACGCCGGCCACCCCGGCCTGCCCCTGGAGAAGGCGGGGGATGCGCAAGTCAACAGCCATCCTGCCAAA GGTTTACCGTTAAAAGCAAAGAATGGAAGCATCCGCGATGGTCCAGCGATGACGAGAAATAAAG gtTCCTCTGGGTGCATGGTGGACTCTTGGGTCTACCTTTGTG GAGGTTCAGAGTCTGCCATATCGGAT GTTCCCTCCATCGGCACGACGGCTTCGCGCTGGTCATGGGACGCCgaggaggaaaagaggagacaggagaagtGGCAGATGGTGCAGGAGCGCCTCCTGCAG gagaaGTACAGACGTGATCAGGAGAGGCTAGAGGAAGAATGGAGACGCGCTCAGGCAGCAGCGGCAGGGCCACAGTGCGGCAGCCCCGAGACGCAGCCAGAA CAGAGAACCCCTCTGTCAAATGGAAACGCCACGGCTTACGCCCCGCCCCCTTTCTTCTGCCAATCGACTTCCTCCACTTTTGCTTTATCCGGTCAGCATGCTGGAGAGGCAGGGCCGGCACAGGGCGGACAGGTGACTAAACAACCAGCCTGTCGGACTAAGGAGGAGTGCGATTCGTCCACCAAAACCAGCCAATG GCCGTGTGAGTCCTATGGGTTTGCCAAGCATACAGCCTTGGACAG GAAGAAGTCCAGGTCTACCCCTTCGCTTGACAGCAGTCACAAGCAAGATTCCAGAG CGGCCGGTAAGAAGAACGGGCGCGTGTCCCAGGCAGAGCAGGAGCGCCGGCAGATCTTGGAGGAAATGAGGAAGACGACGCCACTCCACACCGACAGCAGCTGGATCCGCCAGCAGAGCACTGGCAGCGTCCACAAGGAGCCCATCGCCGCGGCGCCCGTGATGAG ACACGAATCTCTGGACAACCTCCCCACCAGCAGCAGTGGCCGCCCCATGCCCCGGCAGTTCTCCACCCGCTGCAGCCTGGGCAGCACCGCCCCGTACCGGGGCTACTCCTCCCGCTGCAGCCTGGGGCCCGGCGCTGCCATCTTCTCCACCTCTTTTAGGCAGAGGTCCACCTCCGCCTCCCCGTCTCAGCCAGTCGGGCCTGACGCTGAGGACACTCCCCCCGgctcacagcagagcagcag
- the lmo7b gene encoding LIM domain only protein 7b isoform X4, translating to MEWRGLSAGSCETAFAEARRWLEVVTGKTFGSSNFRSALENGVLLCDLINKLKPGIIRRVNRLSTPMAGLDNVNVFLRACGKLGLNHSQLFHPGDLQDISNRVTVRCEETTRRLKNVLITIYWLGRKAQADSAYDGPQLNFKAFEGLLGVALSKVLEESSCPKAGPRDGSEARDRLAAYRREDSAESLDSPSADSDSNLLVTSEGFGSDAEAERCFRMSDGSRSETGPAPAGDWGDVPPSLRRKRAERHEADCRDPVPPLPRAPVSQSHLCGSKSVSDITSEPARQESDSRPTFEPWRGHRDAAKGAPAGPPAAEQVQSRQTPHDPTRAKDGEARWQDDLDRWKNRRRCVTSDLHRKKEEREQLHLLAGMGGADYRSTALHGGVEEESHREGVLAIRQHLQAGPRGSSAAQGPSGRGVPPSRPLVPREDPRPAFAPSEASALTSSGGMPKAASSAAPGSISATPADPASTSVSPRETGASSLASDATEGDRPADQADGSTAVFFSPPGDVDPMETSLADWQRPVPVSRAKSMEGSLPGRAYASDTLPKGFRRSEAGSRLSMGVTPRPFRAKPSKVASLPRLYSTDESHGSLAKTQRERPRLPASFGSQEKAETPDTEGCDVQTRKKMEPTDSAPTIHSFVATSAVAAAPAPEAYPQSSAWSGRGEVCYSDLRVSLNQKPGRDFGLQTDWNSTGVYIRSVQPGGPAQLCHLQAGDEIVCVGGRSAAEMSYEQWKACMDAALHEGKLLMDVRRHGQNGWNSGPSSLPFKSDKTIDLTSMDSTSGGGPERRIMDAGHPGLPLEKAGDAQVNSHPAKGLPLKAKNGSIRDGPAMTRNKGSSGCMVDSWVYLCGGSESAISDLQVPSIGTTASRWSWDAEEEKRRQEKWQMVQERLLQEKYRRDQERLEEEWRRAQAAAAGPQCGSPETQPEQRTPLSNGNATAYAPPPFFCQSTSSTFALSGQHAGEAGPAQGGQVTKQPACRTKEECDSSTKTSQWPCESYGFAKHTALDRKKSRSTPSLDSSHKQDSRAAGKKNGRVSQAEQERRQILEEMRKTTPLHTDSSWIRQQSTGSVHKEPIAAAPVMRHESLDNLPTSSSGRPMPRQFSTRCSLGSTAPYRGYSSRCSLGPGAAIFSTSFRQRSTSASPSQPVGPDAEDTPPGSQQSSSASAANVTSAGTLRPELRCACDADSSSAMPATADSECVPVSPCEQDVHHGDDTLGSAPGTAAVSTT from the exons ATGGAGTGGCGCGGGCTGTCGGCGGGAAGCTGTGAGACGGCGTTCGCCGAAGCGCGCCGATGGCTGGAG GTAGTAACGGGAAAGACGTTTGGGAGCAGCAACTTCCGGTCAGCGCTGGAGAACGGAGTCTTGCTATGCGA CCTGATCAACAAGCTGAAGCCTGGCATCATCAGGAGAGTGAACCGGCTGTCCACGCCCATGGCGGGCTTG GACAACGTGAACGTCTTCCTCAGGGCTTGTGGGAAGCTCGGCCTGAACCACTCTCAGCTCTTCCATCCCGGGGACCTGCAGGACATCTCCAACCGTGTCACCGTCAG GTGTGAGGAGACCACCAGGAGGCTGAAAAAC gttctgATTACCATATACTGGCTGGGTAGGAAGGCTCAGGCTGACTCCGCCTACGACGGCCCACAGCTCAACTTCAAAGCTTTCGAAGGCCTGCTGGGCGTTGCCTTGTCCAAG GTCCTGGAGGAGTCGTCGTGCCCCAAGGCTGGTCCGAGGGACGGCAGCGAGGCGCGGGATCGCCTGGCGGCCTACAGGAGGGAGGACTCCGCGGAAAGCCTGGACAGCCCGAGTGCAGACTCGGATTCTAACCTGTTGGTGACCAGCGAAG gGTTCGGAAGCGACGCAGAGGCCGAACGCTGCTTTAGGATGTCCGACGGCAGCCGGAGCGAAACCGGCCCCGCTCCTGCTGGAGACTGGGGTGATGTCCCACCCTCCCTGAGAAGGAAACGGGCCGAGCGTCACGAAGCGGACTGCCGGGACCCTGTGCCTCCTCTCCCCAG AGCCCCCGTGAGCCAATCACACCTGTGTGG GAGCAAGAGCGTGAGTGACATCACCTCGGAGCCCGCGCGGCAGGAGTCCGACAGCAGACCGACCTTCGAGCCCTGGAGAGGTCACCGGGATGCAGCCAAAGGAGCGCCGGCGGGGCCCCCAGCTGCAGAGCAGGTGCAGTCACGGCAGACTCCACACGACCCGACCAGGGCTAAGGACGGTGAGGCCAGGTGGCAAGAT GACTTGGACAGGTGGAAAAATCGCAGGCgctgtgtgacctctgacctgcacaggaAGAAGGAGGAGCGAGAGCAGCTCCATCTCCTGGCTGGCATGGGAGGGGCTGACTACAGGAGCACAGCCCTGCACGGAGgggtagaggaggagag CCATCGGGAGGGTGTGCTTGCCATACGCCAGCACCTTCAGGCCGGACCTCGGGGCTCCTCTGCTGCCCAGGGGCCCTCCGGCAGAGGCGTACCCCCCTCACGGCCTCTTGTACCGAGAGAAGACCCCCGGCCGGCCTTCGCGCCGTCTGAGGCTTCTGCTTTGACGTCGAGCGGCGGCATGCCCAAGGCCGCGAGCTCGGCCGCACCTGGTTCCATAAGCGCGACGCCGGCAGACCCGGCGTCCACCTCTGTCTCACCACGCGAAACTGGAGCTTCCTCTCTCGCTAGCGATGCAACCGAAGGGGACCGTCCCGCTGACCAGGCCGACGGCTCTACAGCCGTGTTTTTCAGCCCGCCAGGGGACGTGGACCCGATGGAGACGTCCCTCGCTGACTGGCAGCGTCCGGTCCCTGTCTCGCGTGCTAAGTCCATGGAGGGCAGTCTTCCAGGGCGAGCGTACGCGTCCGACACTCTTCCCAAAGGCTTCCGGCGCTCGGAAGCTGGCTCACGCCTGTCCATGGGGGTCACACCGAGACCATTCAGAGCCAAGCCTTCCAAAGTGGCATCTTTGCCCAGGCTCTACTCT ACGGACGAGTCCCACGGGAGCCTCGCCAAAACCCAGCGAGAGCGACCCCGGCTCCCGGCCTCCTTCGGCAGCCAAGAGAAGGCCGAGACCCCCGACACGGAGGGCTGCGACGTCCAGACGAGGAAGAAAATGGAGCCGACGGATTCTGCTCCGACCATTCACTCCTTCGTGGCCACTAGCGCGGTAGCCGCGGCTCCCGCGCCTGAGGCCTACCCACAATCCTCCGCGTggagtggcagaggggag gtgtgttacagtgacTTGCGTGTCAGTCTCAATCAGAAGCCCGGCAGGGACTTTGGGCTTCAGACTGACTGGAACTCCACCGGCGTCTACATCCGATCTGTCCAGCCAG GCGGCCCGGCTCAGCTCTGCCACCTGCAGGCGGGCGATGAGattgtgtgcgtgggtgggcGCAGCGCGGCCGAGATGAGCTACGAGCAGTGGAAGGCATGCATGGATGCGGCCTTACACGAGGGCAAGCTGCTGATGGATGTGCGTCGCCATGGCCAGAACG GCTGGAACAGCGGACCCTCTTCCCTGCCGTTTAAAAGTGACAAGACCATCGATCTGACCAGCATGGACTCCACATCGGGAGGTGGCCCGGAGCGCCGCATCATGGACGCCGGCCACCCCGGCCTGCCCCTGGAGAAGGCGGGGGATGCGCAAGTCAACAGCCATCCTGCCAAA GGTTTACCGTTAAAAGCAAAGAATGGAAGCATCCGCGATGGTCCAGCGATGACGAGAAATAAAG gtTCCTCTGGGTGCATGGTGGACTCTTGGGTCTACCTTTGTG GAGGTTCAGAGTCTGCCATATCGGAT CTGCAGGTTCCCTCCATCGGCACGACGGCTTCGCGCTGGTCATGGGACGCCgaggaggaaaagaggagacaggagaagtGGCAGATGGTGCAGGAGCGCCTCCTGCAG gagaaGTACAGACGTGATCAGGAGAGGCTAGAGGAAGAATGGAGACGCGCTCAGGCAGCAGCGGCAGGGCCACAGTGCGGCAGCCCCGAGACGCAGCCAGAA CAGAGAACCCCTCTGTCAAATGGAAACGCCACGGCTTACGCCCCGCCCCCTTTCTTCTGCCAATCGACTTCCTCCACTTTTGCTTTATCCGGTCAGCATGCTGGAGAGGCAGGGCCGGCACAGGGCGGACAGGTGACTAAACAACCAGCCTGTCGGACTAAGGAGGAGTGCGATTCGTCCACCAAAACCAGCCAATG GCCGTGTGAGTCCTATGGGTTTGCCAAGCATACAGCCTTGGACAG GAAGAAGTCCAGGTCTACCCCTTCGCTTGACAGCAGTCACAAGCAAGATTCCAGAG CGGCCGGTAAGAAGAACGGGCGCGTGTCCCAGGCAGAGCAGGAGCGCCGGCAGATCTTGGAGGAAATGAGGAAGACGACGCCACTCCACACCGACAGCAGCTGGATCCGCCAGCAGAGCACTGGCAGCGTCCACAAGGAGCCCATCGCCGCGGCGCCCGTGATGAG ACACGAATCTCTGGACAACCTCCCCACCAGCAGCAGTGGCCGCCCCATGCCCCGGCAGTTCTCCACCCGCTGCAGCCTGGGCAGCACCGCCCCGTACCGGGGCTACTCCTCCCGCTGCAGCCTGGGGCCCGGCGCTGCCATCTTCTCCACCTCTTTTAGGCAGAGGTCCACCTCCGCCTCCCCGTCTCAGCCAGTCGGGCCTGACGCTGAGGACACTCCCCCCGgctcacagcagagcagcag
- the lmo7b gene encoding LIM domain only protein 7b isoform X11 yields MGLNHEALVHTLLPVPDESFLNSMHNRCEETTRRLKNVLITIYWLGRKAQADSAYDGPQLNFKAFEGLLGVALSKVLEESSCPKAGPRDGSEARDRLAAYRREDSAESLDSPSADSDSNLLVTSEGFGSDAEAERCFRMSDGSRSETGPAPAGDWGDVPPSLRRKRAERHEADCRDPVPPLPRAPVSQSHLCGSKSVSDITSEPARQESDSRPTFEPWRGHRDAAKGAPAGPPAAEQVQSRQTPHDPTRAKDGEARWQDDLDRWKNRRRCVTSDLHRKKEEREQLHLLAGMGGADYRSTALHGGVEEESHREGVLAIRQHLQAGPRGSSAAQGPSGRGVPPSRPLVPREDPRPAFAPSEASALTSSGGMPKAASSAAPGSISATPADPASTSVSPRETGASSLASDATEGDRPADQADGSTAVFFSPPGDVDPMETSLADWQRPVPVSRAKSMEGSLPGRAYASDTLPKGFRRSEAGSRLSMGVTPRPFRAKPSKVASLPRLYSTDESHGSLAKTQRERPRLPASFGSQEKAETPDTEGCDVQTRKKMEPTDSAPTIHSFVATSAVAAAPAPEAYPQSSAWSGRGEVCYSDLRVSLNQKPGRDFGLQTDWNSTGVYIRSVQPGGPAQLCHLQAGDEIVCVGGRSAAEMSYEQWKACMDAALHEGKLLMDVRRHGQNGWNSGPSSLPFKSDKTIDLTSMDSTSGGGPERRIMDAGHPGLPLEKAGDAQVNSHPAKGLPLKAKNGSIRDGPAMTRNKGSSGCMVDSWVYLCGGSESAISDLQVPSIGTTASRWSWDAEEEKRRQEKWQMVQERLLQEKYRRDQERLEEEWRRAQAAAAGPQCGSPETQPEQRTPLSNGNATAYAPPPFFCQSTSSTFALSGQHAGEAGPAQGGQVTKQPACRTKEECDSSTKTSQWPCESYGFAKHTALDRKKSRSTPSLDSSHKQDSRAAGKKNGRVSQAEQERRQILEEMRKTTPLHTDSSWIRQQSTGSVHKEPIAAAPVMRHESLDNLPTSSSGRPMPRQFSTRCSLGSTAPYRGYSSRCSLGPGAAIFSTSFRQRSTSASPSQPVGPDAEDTPPGSQQSSRLVSGRRTCSRCSRPLAKEAAMVVESLDLYFHIGCFKCVSCKRDLGRDSEAGAQVRVRRRQLFCDACYGRLRVRPSLPV; encoded by the exons ATGGGATTAAACCACGAAGCGCTTGTGCACACGTTGCTTCCAGTTCCCGATGAAAGCTTTCTCAACTCTATGCACAACAG GTGTGAGGAGACCACCAGGAGGCTGAAAAAC gttctgATTACCATATACTGGCTGGGTAGGAAGGCTCAGGCTGACTCCGCCTACGACGGCCCACAGCTCAACTTCAAAGCTTTCGAAGGCCTGCTGGGCGTTGCCTTGTCCAAG GTCCTGGAGGAGTCGTCGTGCCCCAAGGCTGGTCCGAGGGACGGCAGCGAGGCGCGGGATCGCCTGGCGGCCTACAGGAGGGAGGACTCCGCGGAAAGCCTGGACAGCCCGAGTGCAGACTCGGATTCTAACCTGTTGGTGACCAGCGAAG gGTTCGGAAGCGACGCAGAGGCCGAACGCTGCTTTAGGATGTCCGACGGCAGCCGGAGCGAAACCGGCCCCGCTCCTGCTGGAGACTGGGGTGATGTCCCACCCTCCCTGAGAAGGAAACGGGCCGAGCGTCACGAAGCGGACTGCCGGGACCCTGTGCCTCCTCTCCCCAG AGCCCCCGTGAGCCAATCACACCTGTGTGG GAGCAAGAGCGTGAGTGACATCACCTCGGAGCCCGCGCGGCAGGAGTCCGACAGCAGACCGACCTTCGAGCCCTGGAGAGGTCACCGGGATGCAGCCAAAGGAGCGCCGGCGGGGCCCCCAGCTGCAGAGCAGGTGCAGTCACGGCAGACTCCACACGACCCGACCAGGGCTAAGGACGGTGAGGCCAGGTGGCAAGAT GACTTGGACAGGTGGAAAAATCGCAGGCgctgtgtgacctctgacctgcacaggaAGAAGGAGGAGCGAGAGCAGCTCCATCTCCTGGCTGGCATGGGAGGGGCTGACTACAGGAGCACAGCCCTGCACGGAGgggtagaggaggagag CCATCGGGAGGGTGTGCTTGCCATACGCCAGCACCTTCAGGCCGGACCTCGGGGCTCCTCTGCTGCCCAGGGGCCCTCCGGCAGAGGCGTACCCCCCTCACGGCCTCTTGTACCGAGAGAAGACCCCCGGCCGGCCTTCGCGCCGTCTGAGGCTTCTGCTTTGACGTCGAGCGGCGGCATGCCCAAGGCCGCGAGCTCGGCCGCACCTGGTTCCATAAGCGCGACGCCGGCAGACCCGGCGTCCACCTCTGTCTCACCACGCGAAACTGGAGCTTCCTCTCTCGCTAGCGATGCAACCGAAGGGGACCGTCCCGCTGACCAGGCCGACGGCTCTACAGCCGTGTTTTTCAGCCCGCCAGGGGACGTGGACCCGATGGAGACGTCCCTCGCTGACTGGCAGCGTCCGGTCCCTGTCTCGCGTGCTAAGTCCATGGAGGGCAGTCTTCCAGGGCGAGCGTACGCGTCCGACACTCTTCCCAAAGGCTTCCGGCGCTCGGAAGCTGGCTCACGCCTGTCCATGGGGGTCACACCGAGACCATTCAGAGCCAAGCCTTCCAAAGTGGCATCTTTGCCCAGGCTCTACTCT ACGGACGAGTCCCACGGGAGCCTCGCCAAAACCCAGCGAGAGCGACCCCGGCTCCCGGCCTCCTTCGGCAGCCAAGAGAAGGCCGAGACCCCCGACACGGAGGGCTGCGACGTCCAGACGAGGAAGAAAATGGAGCCGACGGATTCTGCTCCGACCATTCACTCCTTCGTGGCCACTAGCGCGGTAGCCGCGGCTCCCGCGCCTGAGGCCTACCCACAATCCTCCGCGTggagtggcagaggggag gtgtgttacagtgacTTGCGTGTCAGTCTCAATCAGAAGCCCGGCAGGGACTTTGGGCTTCAGACTGACTGGAACTCCACCGGCGTCTACATCCGATCTGTCCAGCCAG GCGGCCCGGCTCAGCTCTGCCACCTGCAGGCGGGCGATGAGattgtgtgcgtgggtgggcGCAGCGCGGCCGAGATGAGCTACGAGCAGTGGAAGGCATGCATGGATGCGGCCTTACACGAGGGCAAGCTGCTGATGGATGTGCGTCGCCATGGCCAGAACG GCTGGAACAGCGGACCCTCTTCCCTGCCGTTTAAAAGTGACAAGACCATCGATCTGACCAGCATGGACTCCACATCGGGAGGTGGCCCGGAGCGCCGCATCATGGACGCCGGCCACCCCGGCCTGCCCCTGGAGAAGGCGGGGGATGCGCAAGTCAACAGCCATCCTGCCAAA GGTTTACCGTTAAAAGCAAAGAATGGAAGCATCCGCGATGGTCCAGCGATGACGAGAAATAAAG gtTCCTCTGGGTGCATGGTGGACTCTTGGGTCTACCTTTGTG GAGGTTCAGAGTCTGCCATATCGGAT CTGCAGGTTCCCTCCATCGGCACGACGGCTTCGCGCTGGTCATGGGACGCCgaggaggaaaagaggagacaggagaagtGGCAGATGGTGCAGGAGCGCCTCCTGCAG gagaaGTACAGACGTGATCAGGAGAGGCTAGAGGAAGAATGGAGACGCGCTCAGGCAGCAGCGGCAGGGCCACAGTGCGGCAGCCCCGAGACGCAGCCAGAA CAGAGAACCCCTCTGTCAAATGGAAACGCCACGGCTTACGCCCCGCCCCCTTTCTTCTGCCAATCGACTTCCTCCACTTTTGCTTTATCCGGTCAGCATGCTGGAGAGGCAGGGCCGGCACAGGGCGGACAGGTGACTAAACAACCAGCCTGTCGGACTAAGGAGGAGTGCGATTCGTCCACCAAAACCAGCCAATG GCCGTGTGAGTCCTATGGGTTTGCCAAGCATACAGCCTTGGACAG GAAGAAGTCCAGGTCTACCCCTTCGCTTGACAGCAGTCACAAGCAAGATTCCAGAG CGGCCGGTAAGAAGAACGGGCGCGTGTCCCAGGCAGAGCAGGAGCGCCGGCAGATCTTGGAGGAAATGAGGAAGACGACGCCACTCCACACCGACAGCAGCTGGATCCGCCAGCAGAGCACTGGCAGCGTCCACAAGGAGCCCATCGCCGCGGCGCCCGTGATGAG ACACGAATCTCTGGACAACCTCCCCACCAGCAGCAGTGGCCGCCCCATGCCCCGGCAGTTCTCCACCCGCTGCAGCCTGGGCAGCACCGCCCCGTACCGGGGCTACTCCTCCCGCTGCAGCCTGGGGCCCGGCGCTGCCATCTTCTCCACCTCTTTTAGGCAGAGGTCCACCTCCGCCTCCCCGTCTCAGCCAGTCGGGCCTGACGCTGAGGACACTCCCCCCGgctcacagcagagcagcag